In Listeria swaminathanii, the following are encoded in one genomic region:
- a CDS encoding glycoside hydrolase family 38 N-terminal domain-containing protein: MKKNKIVHVVAHSHWDHEWYFTMEDSNILLIENLDYLLNVLETKDSFASYSFDGQMSVIERYLDIRPENKARVQKLIQDRRLFVGPWYTQTDSLLVKTEAVIRNLLYGYKMGEEFGHSMSIGYSPDIFGQHAYLPAIYKSFNMEHSIFQRGVYNDQIQDDLNFHWTSPDNKSIPTNNIFFGYGPGKFLSSEKSYVETRLLPILDRLAEMNTHTDVLLLPAGGDQVLVRENFPEIVAELNEMDLGYTFILSDYEAFMNDAWTSTFPNEITGELLACQKSRIHHTCRSERYDIKRLNYLVENRLVNILEPLATMANKFGIKYPKPWLDIIWKKLFDSHAHNGIGASNSDDANHDIVVRLTSALRMTDGLINLLKKQITKAVSQEMGDENIALLFNTNPVPEERTAKLTLFTPEKSFQLFSGDAEVTFSVVHQEKLDGGRKVIVTAKGEKEVAVPDYYRTEIYLKSGLIPALGYTTLQVKPVTTEMDQLISTSKQTIENEKIIVQFENGKINLLNKEQQSIINDLIRFENVADAGDSFDFSPLKGDKAIYIETSELLTVEKNHLYSKMMLKHTALVPKDLEARAQKTNTETVEILTEIELFDGEEFVRVRHTIDNKVKDHRIRALIKTNVAEPKFSYADQGYSLMKRSVTNPYLANWREEKFVEAPVPIFPVENIVAVSEEDATLALLVGGIKEYEILPKTAEIALTLFRSNGLLGKDDLMWRPGRASGINNKVVPTPDGQMLEEMIFEYAIYVQAEQLNDQKLFTQANIFEGHTETYHLQNLNTFEERLERFEVDYPIDRLPAQNSIFEIDNPNVFMSTCKKSWDGTGTIIRLFNPADTEETVRWTTTASSFEVSLAEEKISELKENTICIPKKGFVTILVEGE, encoded by the coding sequence ATGAAAAAAAATAAAATTGTACATGTTGTTGCACATTCCCACTGGGATCACGAATGGTATTTCACCATGGAAGATTCCAATATCTTATTAATTGAGAATTTAGACTATCTTTTAAATGTGTTAGAAACAAAAGATTCTTTTGCTAGTTATTCTTTCGATGGCCAAATGTCTGTTATTGAGCGTTATTTAGACATTCGTCCTGAAAATAAAGCGCGCGTTCAAAAACTTATCCAAGATCGTCGTCTGTTTGTCGGCCCTTGGTATACGCAAACCGATAGCCTGTTAGTTAAAACAGAAGCTGTTATCCGCAACTTACTTTATGGTTATAAAATGGGGGAAGAATTTGGTCATAGTATGAGCATTGGCTATTCCCCGGATATTTTTGGCCAACATGCTTATCTGCCAGCCATTTATAAATCATTTAACATGGAGCATAGCATTTTCCAACGTGGTGTTTATAACGATCAAATTCAAGACGATCTTAACTTCCACTGGACTTCTCCGGATAACAAGTCCATCCCAACCAACAATATTTTCTTCGGTTATGGACCCGGTAAATTTTTAAGCAGTGAAAAAAGTTATGTAGAAACGCGTCTTCTGCCTATTTTAGATCGACTTGCTGAAATGAACACACATACAGATGTCCTTCTTTTACCAGCAGGCGGTGACCAAGTACTCGTGCGCGAAAACTTCCCAGAAATTGTGGCGGAATTAAACGAGATGGACTTAGGATATACCTTCATTTTGTCCGATTACGAAGCATTTATGAATGATGCTTGGACTTCTACTTTCCCGAACGAAATAACTGGCGAACTACTTGCTTGCCAAAAATCGCGCATCCATCACACATGCCGCTCAGAACGCTATGATATTAAACGCCTTAATTACTTAGTAGAAAATAGATTAGTAAACATTTTAGAACCACTTGCAACAATGGCAAACAAATTCGGAATCAAATATCCAAAACCTTGGTTAGATATCATTTGGAAAAAATTATTTGATAGCCATGCTCATAACGGAATTGGTGCTTCGAATTCAGATGACGCGAACCACGATATCGTCGTTCGGCTGACAAGCGCACTTCGAATGACAGATGGCTTGATTAACCTTTTGAAAAAACAAATCACGAAAGCCGTTAGTCAGGAAATGGGCGATGAAAACATTGCGCTACTATTCAATACTAATCCCGTGCCAGAAGAAAGAACTGCAAAACTAACATTATTCACGCCTGAAAAATCATTCCAACTGTTCTCCGGTGACGCGGAAGTTACTTTCAGCGTAGTTCACCAAGAGAAACTAGACGGTGGACGGAAAGTTATCGTAACAGCAAAAGGCGAAAAAGAAGTCGCTGTTCCTGATTATTATCGTACAGAAATCTACCTAAAAAGCGGCCTAATCCCTGCACTTGGTTACACAACATTGCAAGTGAAACCAGTCACTACAGAGATGGACCAATTAATCAGCACTTCGAAACAAACCATTGAAAATGAAAAAATCATTGTTCAATTCGAAAACGGGAAAATCAATCTTTTAAATAAAGAACAACAAAGCATTATAAATGACCTCATTCGCTTCGAAAATGTGGCTGATGCCGGGGACTCTTTTGACTTCTCTCCACTTAAAGGCGACAAAGCTATTTATATCGAAACAAGCGAATTACTAACCGTTGAAAAAAATCATCTATATAGCAAAATGATGTTAAAACATACTGCTTTAGTTCCAAAAGATTTAGAAGCCCGTGCGCAAAAAACAAATACAGAAACAGTTGAAATTTTAACAGAAATTGAACTTTTTGATGGCGAAGAATTTGTTCGCGTGCGTCATACAATTGACAATAAAGTAAAAGATCACCGCATTAGAGCCCTGATTAAAACAAATGTCGCTGAGCCTAAGTTTTCTTACGCAGACCAAGGTTATAGCCTTATGAAACGCAGCGTCACAAACCCTTACCTAGCAAACTGGCGTGAGGAAAAATTCGTTGAAGCTCCTGTGCCGATTTTCCCAGTTGAAAATATTGTCGCTGTTTCCGAAGAAGACGCAACACTTGCTTTGTTAGTTGGCGGTATTAAAGAATATGAAATCTTACCGAAAACCGCTGAAATCGCTTTGACGCTTTTCAGAAGTAATGGTTTGCTTGGAAAAGATGATCTAATGTGGCGCCCAGGTCGTGCTTCTGGTATTAATAACAAAGTCGTTCCTACACCAGATGGACAAATGCTCGAAGAAATGATTTTCGAATATGCTATCTATGTGCAAGCCGAGCAATTAAATGACCAAAAGCTATTCACACAAGCAAACATTTTCGAAGGACATACAGAAACCTATCACCTGCAAAACCTAAACACGTTTGAAGAGCGCCTAGAACGTTTTGAAGTAGATTATCCAATCGACCGTTTGCCAGCTCAAAATTCTATCTTTGAAATAGATAATCCGAATGTATTTATGAGCACTTGCAAAAAATCATGGGATGGCACAGGCACAATTATCCGCCTGTTTAACCCAGCTGATACGGAAGAAACGGTTCGCTGGACAACTACCGCTTCAAGCTTCGAAGTTTCGCTAGCTGAAGAAAAAATCTCAGAACTAAAAGAAAATACTATCTGTATTCCTAAAAAAGGATTTGTAACTATTTTGGTGGAAGGAGAATAA
- a CDS encoding fructose-specific PTS transporter subunit EIIC, protein MKLSNITSEPLIFLDKDWRTKEEVFDGLIDALHNQGVLSDKNEFKKAVLEREKISETGLEKGFAIPHGKSKAVKKAAFAFARINQPINSWGSIDPTNEVKYIFLLAIPENEAGSTHLELLAALSKRLLDPTFIESISTAPTVNEFMNVLDSEQQQDEKVDYNRKIVAITACAAGIAHTYMAAEALELAGKELGIEVIVEKQGANGIEDRITPEILKGAEAVIFATDITAKDKERFAGMPFIQRRVAEPLRSGKEMIETVLSKPDGYVKADTDGTEQQFDNNKSSIFSQIYRGILTGISYMLPVIVAGGLMIGIGQLGATAFGLEKVIGNPEYATNANQLIVIFHYLGLYGNMIMKFMYPVFGAFLAYSIADRPGLAPGFIGGAFAAGLHYTFWGVDGGIPSGFFGVLILGIIAGFVAKFLNEKIKLHKNLQAMKPMFLIPGITVLVLFFVNYYVVDPVFGGLNAWLQELIIQNQDASAVLLSTIIACLTAFDLGGPVNKAAGAIAIGLAADGIFPLTARVLAIVIPPIGLGLATVLDKYIVKRRVFDDNLRVAGTTSIFLGFIAIGEGAIPFMLQNPLITIPINMIGASLGAVTAVLLGAVQWLPLPAIWGWPLVENFWAYAIGLIVGIAFITFANIFVRYGLIKRKENKIK, encoded by the coding sequence TTGAAATTAAGCAATATTACATCGGAGCCACTCATCTTTTTAGATAAAGATTGGCGCACTAAAGAAGAAGTATTTGATGGATTAATTGATGCTTTACACAATCAAGGAGTTTTATCAGATAAAAATGAATTTAAAAAAGCTGTCTTAGAACGCGAAAAGATTTCTGAAACTGGTTTAGAGAAAGGTTTTGCTATTCCACATGGTAAATCTAAGGCTGTTAAAAAAGCTGCTTTTGCATTTGCTCGTATCAATCAACCAATTAATTCTTGGGGCAGTATTGATCCAACGAATGAAGTAAAATATATCTTTTTATTAGCTATTCCAGAAAACGAAGCCGGATCAACTCACTTAGAACTTTTAGCGGCATTAAGTAAGCGTTTACTCGATCCCACTTTTATCGAGAGCATCTCTACCGCTCCGACAGTAAACGAATTTATGAACGTACTTGATTCTGAACAACAACAAGATGAAAAAGTAGATTACAACCGAAAAATCGTGGCTATCACAGCATGTGCAGCGGGTATCGCCCATACGTATATGGCAGCGGAAGCCCTTGAACTTGCTGGTAAAGAGCTTGGCATTGAAGTTATTGTTGAAAAACAAGGTGCTAATGGTATTGAAGACCGCATTACCCCTGAAATTCTTAAAGGCGCAGAAGCTGTTATTTTCGCTACTGATATCACTGCAAAAGATAAAGAACGTTTTGCCGGAATGCCTTTTATCCAAAGACGTGTCGCTGAGCCGCTTCGTAGTGGTAAAGAAATGATTGAAACTGTATTAAGCAAGCCTGATGGTTACGTGAAAGCTGATACAGATGGTACGGAACAACAATTTGATAATAATAAGAGCAGTATTTTCTCCCAAATTTATCGTGGTATTTTAACTGGTATTTCTTATATGTTACCTGTTATTGTCGCAGGTGGTTTAATGATTGGTATTGGCCAACTTGGTGCAACTGCCTTTGGTCTTGAAAAAGTTATTGGTAATCCAGAGTATGCAACAAATGCTAATCAGCTTATCGTTATTTTCCATTATCTCGGTTTATACGGAAATATGATTATGAAATTCATGTACCCTGTATTCGGTGCCTTCCTTGCTTACTCGATTGCTGACCGTCCGGGACTTGCTCCTGGGTTTATCGGTGGTGCTTTCGCAGCAGGACTTCATTACACCTTCTGGGGCGTAGATGGCGGTATACCATCCGGATTCTTCGGTGTCCTAATTTTAGGTATCATTGCCGGATTTGTTGCTAAATTCTTAAACGAAAAAATTAAATTACACAAAAATTTACAAGCTATGAAACCAATGTTCCTGATTCCAGGGATTACTGTTTTAGTCTTGTTCTTCGTCAACTACTATGTGGTCGACCCAGTTTTCGGCGGGCTAAACGCATGGTTACAAGAACTAATTATTCAAAATCAAGATGCAAGTGCTGTACTACTTTCAACTATTATTGCTTGTTTGACCGCGTTTGACTTAGGTGGACCAGTCAATAAAGCAGCTGGTGCTATCGCAATTGGGCTTGCAGCAGACGGAATTTTCCCGCTAACTGCCCGCGTTTTAGCAATCGTTATCCCGCCAATCGGACTGGGGCTTGCGACTGTATTAGATAAGTATATTGTTAAACGTCGTGTTTTTGATGACAACTTACGTGTTGCCGGTACAACCTCTATTTTCCTAGGGTTTATAGCCATAGGAGAGGGCGCGATTCCATTTATGTTACAAAATCCGCTTATCACGATTCCAATTAATATGATTGGTGCTTCTCTTGGTGCGGTCACTGCAGTTTTACTTGGTGCTGTACAATGGCTTCCACTTCCAGCAATTTGGGGCTGGCCGCTCGTTGAAAATTTCTGGGCCTATGCGATTGGTTTGATAGTAGGTATCGCCTTTATTACGTTCGCGAATATCTTCGTACGCTACGGCTTAATCAAACGTAAAGAAAATAAAATCAAATAA
- a CDS encoding MurR/RpiR family transcriptional regulator translates to MSATSLYRLFAPQIEFLSPAEKQVFFYIDNHISTLEKMSLTSLAESTNVSTTTVIRMCHKLKLSGFSELKFLLHSDKTEAKPLSKDYSSTFLETIRLGIEQLPKKEIEQVATRIAYAPKIYIACLGMTKTLGEYFSKSLVTSKKNVVFTYDSFIIDVLPQIVERDDLIIIISESGGTENTLSLAEHLKYNLSNVIAIVNNPNAQISQYVETIIYASSEVFDEDLFKHHHAPLLIVIDLILNVFEQQKKLI, encoded by the coding sequence ATGTCAGCCACTTCACTTTATCGTTTGTTTGCGCCTCAAATTGAATTTTTAAGTCCTGCTGAAAAGCAAGTTTTCTTCTATATTGATAATCATATTTCTACACTTGAAAAAATGTCACTCACATCTTTAGCGGAATCGACCAACGTTAGTACTACGACCGTTATTAGAATGTGTCATAAATTAAAACTTTCCGGTTTCTCTGAGCTCAAATTCTTACTTCATTCGGACAAAACAGAAGCCAAACCCCTTTCCAAAGACTATTCGTCCACATTTTTAGAAACCATTCGATTAGGAATTGAGCAACTTCCGAAGAAAGAAATTGAACAAGTAGCTACGAGAATTGCGTATGCTCCTAAAATCTATATTGCTTGCCTTGGTATGACAAAAACATTAGGCGAGTATTTTTCAAAGAGTCTAGTTACATCGAAGAAGAATGTTGTCTTTACTTACGATTCTTTTATTATTGATGTGTTGCCGCAAATTGTTGAGAGAGATGACCTGATTATTATTATTTCAGAAAGCGGAGGCACGGAAAATACGCTGTCACTCGCCGAACATTTGAAATATAATTTGTCGAATGTCATTGCTATTGTAAACAACCCTAATGCGCAAATTTCCCAATATGTTGAGACGATTATCTACGCTTCCAGTGAGGTATTTGATGAAGATTTATTTAAGCATCATCATGCGCCACTTTTAATTGTAATTGACTTGATTTTAAATGTTTTTGAACAGCAAAAAAAACTTATTTAA
- a CDS encoding RpiR family transcriptional regulator: MKLDGVCKVSSTLGMEYQFGEFYIDRDYLVFDQNFSLGMKKRQTFPVAKLEKMALVREKEELLLTFSCDNIEFELNENSHANLREFRDLLQNKGTNAADIQKAEKARYTTHHYHNFAKS, from the coding sequence ATGAAATTAGATGGAGTATGTAAGGTTAGTTCAACCCTTGGAATGGAATATCAATTCGGAGAGTTTTATATTGATAGAGACTACCTTGTTTTTGACCAAAACTTCAGCCTAGGTATGAAAAAACGACAAACATTTCCAGTTGCCAAACTAGAAAAGATGGCACTAGTACGTGAAAAAGAGGAACTTCTGCTGACATTTAGCTGCGATAATATTGAATTTGAACTAAATGAGAATTCTCATGCCAATTTGCGTGAATTTCGAGATTTGCTTCAAAATAAAGGCACAAACGCCGCGGATATTCAAAAAGCAGAAAAAGCGAGATATACAACACATCATTATCACAACTTCGCCAAATCTTGA
- a CDS encoding HAD family hydrolase produces the protein MYKAIIFDVDGTILDTERAVLHSLQAVLAEEGLSYELDELRFVLGITGAAAVEQLNILDEEKVLDKWIEREASFIEEVEVFDGIHEVLHAIPESGVVTSKNALEMEKGFYPFDIQDHFQAIVCASDTENHKPHPAPLLKGLEILGREPHEVLYVGDSSYDMKCAHAAGAHFGLALWGAKTTDGFEKAELVFEKPADILAYVSK, from the coding sequence ATGTATAAAGCAATAATTTTTGACGTAGATGGAACTATTCTAGACACGGAAAGAGCTGTTTTACATTCTCTTCAAGCAGTTTTGGCCGAGGAAGGATTAAGTTATGAGCTAGATGAATTGCGATTTGTACTTGGAATCACAGGAGCGGCTGCGGTTGAACAGTTAAACATTTTAGATGAAGAAAAAGTATTAGATAAATGGATTGAACGAGAGGCGTCATTTATTGAAGAAGTAGAGGTTTTTGATGGGATTCACGAGGTGTTGCATGCCATTCCAGAAAGCGGCGTGGTTACTTCTAAAAATGCGTTAGAAATGGAAAAAGGTTTTTATCCGTTTGATATCCAGGATCATTTTCAAGCAATTGTTTGCGCGAGTGATACGGAAAACCATAAACCCCACCCAGCTCCACTTTTGAAAGGGTTGGAAATTCTTGGCAGAGAGCCGCATGAGGTGCTTTATGTTGGGGATTCTTCTTATGATATGAAATGTGCCCATGCCGCCGGAGCTCATTTTGGCTTAGCGCTTTGGGGTGCAAAAACGACAGATGGCTTTGAAAAGGCAGAACTTGTTTTCGAAAAACCAGCAGATATTTTGGCTTATGTGAGTAAATAA
- a CDS encoding cupin domain-containing protein gives MATLENSVIFDKGELITNDYFIGNAYLKMLVPEDTIYNCPIGNVTFEPGARNNWHKHDGGQILLVTGGTGYYQEEGKPAQLLKEGDVVTIPKDVKHWHGATKDSWFVHLAISTNVELDGTTWLEPVSDEHYNKL, from the coding sequence ATGGCCACACTAGAAAATAGCGTTATTTTTGATAAAGGTGAGCTGATTACAAATGACTACTTTATTGGAAATGCTTATTTAAAAATGCTTGTTCCAGAAGACACTATTTATAATTGTCCGATTGGGAATGTTACTTTTGAACCGGGAGCTCGAAATAATTGGCATAAACATGATGGCGGGCAAATCCTGCTTGTCACCGGCGGAACCGGCTACTACCAAGAAGAAGGAAAACCAGCCCAGCTACTAAAAGAGGGTGATGTCGTGACTATTCCTAAAGACGTAAAACATTGGCACGGCGCTACAAAAGATAGCTGGTTTGTTCATTTAGCCATTTCCACAAATGTGGAATTAGATGGAACGACTTGGCTAGAACCAGTTTCCGACGAACACTATAACAAATTATAA
- a CDS encoding MerR family transcriptional regulator, translated as MSIKEASEKSGVSADTIRYYERIGLIPPVHRNENGVRKFGAEDLRWIQFSRQMRRAGLSIEALIDYLALFREGEHTLEARVELLKEQRIDLKNRIDVMQDALDRLDFKIDNYDTHLIPAQKKLKDF; from the coding sequence ATGAGCATAAAAGAGGCCAGCGAGAAAAGTGGAGTTTCTGCTGATACAATTCGCTATTATGAACGAATTGGCTTAATTCCACCCGTCCATCGTAATGAAAATGGCGTCCGTAAATTCGGCGCAGAAGATTTACGCTGGATTCAGTTTAGCCGCCAAATGCGCCGTGCTGGTTTATCCATTGAAGCCTTGATTGATTACTTAGCACTTTTCCGAGAAGGCGAGCATACTTTAGAAGCCCGCGTCGAATTACTTAAAGAACAGCGCATTGACCTGAAAAATCGTATTGACGTCATGCAAGATGCGCTTGATCGTCTCGACTTCAAAATCGATAATTACGATACTCATCTCATTCCAGCACAAAAGAAACTAAAAGATTTTTAA
- a CDS encoding PucR family transcriptional regulator, with translation MHIKILKNRYPNIVVSKNPIKASSNTISFYEEPHYFTIPKNDLSEQEATLLHTLFPEPLPTFTKESTQFWFDLLFGQEEMAIPNEKDTYRITQFHIKTKTTKSMLQEWQKALLSFFSPDAELIMFSANYGVIIEKSTGSLLGEEELVAVAGTLESDFYIQSTFFMGLFHPLNAKLRGLFAEERTIFNYNNREIVQTVASESLKVIALRMKESLITSELNNLFHQDDTWIPLIHTLFKNQGNISLTAKELFMHRNTIQYRLDKFHEQTNLSLRKMDGLLLAYLATLQSHTKNTNHQ, from the coding sequence ATGCATATTAAAATATTAAAAAATAGATATCCCAATATAGTTGTTTCAAAAAATCCAATAAAAGCAAGCTCGAATACGATTTCTTTTTACGAAGAACCGCATTATTTTACTATTCCTAAAAATGATCTTTCCGAACAAGAAGCTACATTATTACATACTTTATTTCCAGAACCATTACCAACTTTTACCAAAGAATCAACTCAATTTTGGTTCGACTTATTATTTGGTCAGGAAGAAATGGCCATTCCTAACGAAAAAGATACTTATCGCATAACCCAGTTTCATATTAAAACTAAGACAACTAAAAGCATGCTACAAGAATGGCAAAAAGCATTGCTAAGTTTCTTTAGCCCAGATGCCGAACTTATTATGTTTTCGGCTAATTATGGCGTTATTATTGAAAAATCCACCGGCTCCCTGCTTGGCGAAGAAGAACTCGTTGCAGTCGCTGGTACACTTGAAAGCGATTTTTACATTCAGTCCACTTTTTTCATGGGTCTCTTCCACCCGTTAAATGCCAAATTACGCGGCTTATTTGCAGAGGAGCGGACGATTTTCAATTACAATAATCGCGAAATTGTTCAAACGGTTGCATCCGAAAGTTTAAAAGTCATCGCGCTTCGAATGAAGGAAAGCTTAATTACTAGTGAGCTCAACAATCTTTTCCATCAAGATGACACTTGGATCCCGCTGATTCATACGTTATTTAAAAACCAAGGCAACATCAGCCTCACTGCGAAAGAACTTTTTATGCACCGGAACACAATCCAATATCGTTTGGATAAATTCCACGAGCAAACAAACCTCTCCCTCCGCAAAATGGACGGGCTCTTGTTAGCTTATCTTGCAACGCTACAATCTCATACAAAAAACACCAATCATCAATAG
- a CDS encoding MarR family winged helix-turn-helix transcriptional regulator, giving the protein MAERHESLAKAIAIIHRSESSFKNKKLLETGLNIGQLRYLWTLYKEDGISQESMAKRFMVDKASVTRHIKRLEELGMIRREIDTKDRRIQRIFVTKTGFKMRELIEEVTEEWSAFLTAGFSEKEKDDLMHLIGRLSDNAIIAVEGGEAE; this is encoded by the coding sequence ATGGCAGAGAGACACGAAAGTTTAGCGAAAGCCATCGCAATTATTCATCGTTCGGAAAGCAGTTTTAAAAATAAAAAATTACTAGAAACTGGTCTTAATATAGGTCAATTGCGTTATTTATGGACGCTTTATAAAGAAGATGGTATTTCCCAAGAATCAATGGCGAAACGCTTTATGGTCGACAAGGCGAGTGTGACGCGGCATATTAAGCGTCTGGAAGAACTTGGCATGATTCGCCGCGAAATCGATACGAAGGATAGACGTATTCAGCGGATTTTTGTGACAAAGACTGGTTTTAAGATGCGTGAATTAATTGAGGAAGTGACCGAAGAATGGTCCGCGTTTTTAACAGCTGGATTTAGTGAGAAAGAAAAAGATGACTTAATGCATTTGATAGGCCGATTGTCTGATAATGCGATTATAGCAGTTGAAGGAGGAGAAGCTGAATGA